The following proteins are co-located in the Maridesulfovibrio sp. genome:
- a CDS encoding flagellar basal body L-ring protein FlgH, with the protein MKKTTLATMLLLAVCAGCSPAKQAPTPMPVMTPPAQYEPEPMNNPGSLFAASDSEYLFDDNRARRIGDIVVVTVSETSKGKHTSDSKAEKTNDTSLAVTNFSAGIATAVDPFNMKGGAGDTPLIGSATSNKFKSTGETKNESTLTASVACRVVRILPGNVMQVEGARQVRINDETQVLVVRGLLRHRDIGPSNTVASNYLADAHIEVYGRGILADKQRPGWLSRILDNVWPF; encoded by the coding sequence ATGAAAAAAACAACACTGGCAACGATGCTTCTTTTAGCTGTTTGTGCGGGGTGCTCCCCTGCCAAGCAGGCTCCGACACCCATGCCGGTTATGACTCCCCCCGCCCAGTATGAACCCGAACCTATGAATAACCCCGGTTCGCTGTTTGCTGCATCTGATTCGGAATATCTTTTTGATGATAACAGGGCCAGACGAATAGGTGACATCGTGGTAGTAACTGTTTCCGAGACAAGCAAGGGTAAGCATACTTCAGACTCTAAGGCAGAGAAGACAAATGATACCAGCCTTGCTGTTACAAATTTTAGTGCAGGTATTGCCACTGCGGTTGATCCTTTCAATATGAAAGGCGGTGCCGGTGATACACCGCTGATCGGTTCTGCCACTTCAAACAAGTTCAAGAGTACCGGTGAGACCAAGAACGAATCAACTCTCACCGCATCTGTCGCCTGCAGGGTAGTTCGGATTCTTCCCGGCAACGTCATGCAGGTGGAAGGTGCGCGTCAGGTGCGCATTAATGATGAAACTCAGGTGCTGGTTGTGCGCGGGCTGTTGCGCCATCGCGACATCGGTCCCAGCAATACCGTGGCATCCAATTATCTGGCAGATGCCCACATCGAAGTTTATGGTCGGGGCATTCTTGCTGATAAGCAGAGACCAGGCTGGCTTTCCAGAATTCTTGATAATGTATGGCCCTTCTAG
- the flgK gene encoding flagellar hook-associated protein FlgK translates to MPGVNSLLNLGTGALFASQSAISVTGDNISNVNTEGYSRRKVRLEERVSINYNPGQLGTGVRAAEVYRNFDQFVENSYNDKATMRERWDTLYSTLSSVESLFNESKGYGLNSSLTKFFNDWQELSQRPNDAASRQQLLSDTTNLVNSLHSMQNDMTRYQQQVEDYIKQDVTKANDIMERIAEINQRINVDQVDGQNNPNALYDERATLIRELSEIMDTKMIDNGKGNVTITTGAGQTLVDGDKHFSISYDGPQSQNNLTPASNFDGKAYFAGSSEFEYTLECVTAGGMGTAEYRVSLDGGTTWLKNDDGTVKTFTANAESGAIQVDDLQIWFGTGADPSTAPATNMSVGDKFNIVPKSALYWVENTSTKENITPQINFAGQDNTRRVTGGSLAGLFNFRDNSVGRYKERMDALTNELVWQTNRIHSQGAGLKAHTSLEGTYSVNTDTAALGSGSSGLPFADRLQSGNSLMYFYNSSTGAMEASGQIDFSSIVPPGVQNFDPSVHSLEDVEAAIDASFGTYVDASIVNHKLHITAKDGYNFQLGTDTSGIYAALGLNTYFSGSQASDIAVNAGVNGDIDFINAGHVNGAGEFNSGDNSNALKIKQMGMTDLDITTAFDGTTKQTLIEYYDGTVAVVGADTGTAKFNKNFQETLASDLNEKQQSVSGVNIDEEMSNLIKYQHSYTAAAKLITTADQMLQTLLGMKN, encoded by the coding sequence ATGCCCGGTGTTAATTCTCTTCTGAATCTGGGCACAGGGGCCCTTTTTGCTTCGCAGTCGGCGATTTCCGTAACCGGTGACAACATCTCCAATGTTAACACCGAAGGATACTCCCGTCGCAAGGTCCGCCTCGAGGAACGGGTCAGCATCAACTACAATCCGGGGCAGCTTGGCACCGGTGTACGCGCAGCTGAAGTTTATCGTAATTTCGACCAGTTCGTAGAGAATAGCTATAACGACAAAGCCACAATGCGTGAGCGCTGGGATACCCTTTACAGCACCTTGAGCAGTGTTGAATCCCTTTTTAACGAATCAAAGGGCTACGGTCTTAACTCCAGCCTGACTAAATTTTTCAATGACTGGCAGGAACTCAGCCAGCGTCCTAATGATGCTGCTTCTCGCCAGCAGTTGCTTAGTGATACCACAAACCTCGTCAATTCCCTGCACAGTATGCAAAATGACATGACCCGCTATCAGCAGCAGGTTGAAGATTACATCAAGCAGGATGTGACCAAGGCTAATGATATCATGGAGCGCATTGCCGAGATCAACCAGCGCATTAACGTTGATCAGGTTGATGGTCAGAACAATCCCAATGCCCTTTATGATGAAAGAGCTACTTTGATCCGTGAGCTTTCCGAGATCATGGATACAAAGATGATCGATAACGGAAAGGGAAATGTCACCATTACCACCGGAGCCGGACAGACTTTGGTGGACGGCGATAAGCATTTCAGTATTTCCTACGATGGACCGCAGAGCCAGAACAACCTGACTCCGGCTTCAAACTTTGACGGTAAAGCTTATTTCGCAGGCTCCAGTGAGTTTGAATACACTTTGGAATGTGTAACTGCCGGCGGTATGGGAACTGCTGAATATCGCGTGTCTCTCGATGGCGGTACCACATGGCTAAAAAACGATGACGGTACCGTAAAAACATTTACTGCCAACGCAGAATCAGGTGCCATTCAGGTGGATGACCTGCAGATCTGGTTCGGAACTGGGGCTGATCCTTCTACCGCGCCCGCCACCAACATGTCCGTGGGCGACAAATTCAATATCGTACCCAAGAGTGCTTTGTACTGGGTTGAGAATACCTCCACCAAGGAAAACATCACCCCGCAGATCAACTTCGCAGGGCAGGATAACACCAGAAGGGTTACCGGTGGTTCGCTGGCAGGTCTTTTCAACTTCCGTGATAACTCAGTGGGTAGATATAAAGAGCGCATGGATGCCCTGACCAATGAACTCGTCTGGCAGACCAACCGTATCCATTCACAGGGAGCAGGCCTCAAGGCTCACACCTCTCTCGAAGGAACCTACAGTGTTAACACTGATACTGCCGCTCTGGGCAGTGGTTCTTCAGGATTGCCTTTCGCAGACAGGCTGCAGTCCGGTAACTCGCTGATGTATTTCTATAACTCTTCCACCGGAGCCATGGAAGCTTCCGGGCAGATTGACTTCAGTTCCATTGTTCCTCCGGGTGTGCAGAATTTTGATCCTTCCGTGCACAGTCTTGAGGATGTTGAAGCTGCGATTGATGCATCTTTCGGAACATATGTCGACGCTTCTATCGTGAACCACAAGCTGCACATTACCGCTAAGGACGGTTATAATTTCCAGTTGGGAACCGATACCTCCGGTATATATGCAGCACTCGGATTGAATACATATTTCAGCGGTTCTCAGGCATCTGACATTGCGGTTAATGCCGGTGTTAACGGAGATATCGATTTCATCAATGCCGGCCATGTGAACGGAGCCGGTGAATTCAACTCCGGTGACAACTCCAATGCCCTCAAAATAAAGCAGATGGGTATGACCGATCTGGACATCACCACCGCTTTTGACGGCACCACCAAGCAGACCCTGATCGAATATTACGATGGTACTGTAGCGGTGGTAGGTGCTGATACCGGAACTGCAAAGTTCAACAAGAATTTTCAGGAAACACTCGCATCCGATCTTAACGAGAAGCAGCAGTCTGTGTCGGGTGTAAATATTGATGAAGAAATGAGTAACTTGATCAAATACCAGCATTCATACACTGCTGCTGCAAAGCTGATCACAACCGCTGACCAGATGCTTCAGACCCTGCTGGGAATGAAGAACTAA
- the fliW gene encoding flagellar assembly protein FliW: MAKERKKIIRTRIGEREITDEGIIYFSRGLIGFDDKRDFALIQLSENSPFLLLQSLEDPALGLLVADPYSFMDDYEVRLSEAEKRILRVENVRQIAVLVTVTIPPGRPNETTLNLGGPIVINSEAKRGMQVPQVDSKYPTHFRPANDESS, translated from the coding sequence ATGGCAAAAGAAAGAAAAAAAATAATCAGGACCCGTATCGGGGAAAGAGAAATTACCGATGAAGGTATTATTTATTTTTCCCGTGGATTGATCGGCTTTGACGATAAGAGGGATTTCGCTTTAATTCAGCTTAGCGAGAATTCTCCGTTTCTACTGCTGCAAAGTCTCGAAGATCCGGCTCTAGGTTTGCTGGTGGCCGATCCTTACAGTTTCATGGACGACTATGAAGTCCGTTTAAGTGAAGCGGAGAAAAGAATTTTAAGGGTGGAAAATGTCCGTCAGATTGCAGTGCTGGTGACGGTCACCATTCCTCCGGGAAGACCTAATGAAACGACCCTTAACCTCGGCGGTCCCATTGTAATTAACTCCGAGGCTAAGCGCGGTATGCAGGTCCCGCAGGTGGACTCTAAATATCCGACACACTTCCGCCCGGCGAACGATGAATCTTCGTAG
- a CDS encoding NAD(+)/NADH kinase has product MSDSQGSVLIVTKSGGGAAAELGGEIARWLSLRGVDSDIVEHPYPPARINVSAYRENTMLVLVLGGDGTFISVAGNVIDWEVPVLGINHGRVGFLAEVLPEDWETALERFFSNELDLSPRTAFDYEVQRGNGIVARGVAINDLVISRGAVARIISLDIGQKGQWIKNLRADGLIVSTATGSTAYNVSAGGPLVHPELAAMCVTPVCPFLNGIRPMVLTVDTPLTIDIGETTGDVYLTEDGRVPYPLSVGYRVIISRHKKDLILARIRSNTFFEKLRSKGFLTE; this is encoded by the coding sequence ATGTCAGATAGTCAAGGTTCTGTTTTAATTGTCACCAAGTCCGGCGGAGGTGCTGCGGCTGAGTTGGGTGGGGAAATCGCCCGCTGGCTCAGTCTTCGCGGCGTTGATTCCGACATTGTAGAGCACCCTTATCCTCCGGCGAGGATAAACGTTTCCGCATATCGGGAAAATACCATGCTGGTATTGGTTCTCGGAGGAGACGGTACATTTATTAGTGTTGCCGGAAATGTCATCGACTGGGAAGTTCCGGTATTGGGTATTAACCATGGCCGGGTAGGCTTTCTCGCCGAGGTACTTCCTGAGGACTGGGAAACAGCATTGGAAAGGTTTTTCAGCAACGAGCTGGATCTTTCTCCCCGGACCGCATTTGATTATGAAGTCCAGCGCGGAAACGGAATTGTGGCGCGCGGTGTAGCGATCAATGATCTGGTTATTTCCCGAGGAGCTGTAGCCAGAATCATTTCCCTTGATATTGGACAGAAGGGTCAATGGATCAAGAATCTGCGCGCTGATGGACTTATCGTATCCACTGCCACCGGATCTACCGCATATAACGTTTCCGCTGGAGGTCCGTTGGTGCATCCTGAGCTTGCTGCCATGTGCGTGACTCCGGTCTGTCCATTTTTAAACGGTATCCGGCCCATGGTTCTGACTGTTGATACGCCGTTGACTATTGATATCGGGGAGACAACCGGTGATGTTTACCTTACCGAAGACGGACGAGTTCCTTATCCCTTGAGTGTGGGGTATCGGGTGATAATTTCCAGACACAAGAAAGACCTCATTCTGGCCCGCATCCGCAGCAATACTTTTTTTGAAAAATTGAGAAGCAAAGGCTTTCTCACGGAGTAA
- the flgN gene encoding flagellar export chaperone FlgN, whose translation MIKLIQANLDRQSKAVLLLSMLLQEEFSLLMNKDPHGVTGVELVIQELMRQISAERMSMRSFVQKFDPSAQRLGQILSAIEDGQRAEIEKLLSKIDELEQKCGVQATKNHQLAQALLEQSSSMLDFLHREITPKEKNVYSARGRYTNPKPQASLINGRL comes from the coding sequence ATGATCAAACTTATACAGGCAAATCTAGACAGACAGTCAAAGGCAGTCTTGTTGCTCTCCATGCTTCTTCAGGAAGAATTTTCCCTGCTTATGAACAAGGATCCGCACGGGGTCACCGGAGTTGAACTGGTAATACAGGAGCTTATGAGACAGATTTCCGCTGAGCGTATGTCTATGAGATCTTTCGTTCAAAAATTTGACCCTTCTGCACAGCGACTCGGTCAGATTCTTTCTGCCATCGAGGATGGGCAGCGTGCTGAAATTGAAAAGCTTCTTTCTAAGATAGATGAGCTTGAACAGAAATGCGGTGTTCAGGCGACTAAAAACCATCAGCTGGCCCAGGCCCTGCTTGAGCAATCTTCTTCCATGCTGGATTTCCTGCACAGGGAAATCACCCCCAAGGAAAAGAATGTTTATTCTGCACGCGGTCGTTACACAAATCCTAAGCCTCAGGCTTCATTAATTAACGGGAGGCTCTAA
- a CDS encoding rod-binding protein, producing MIDSTLNTANAQANAESKELQGFKRKLTSLNDRLSGGKDQEAALRDACKKFEAVFMGKIWQQMRKNVPKGGYLSNRYEQQYTAMFDKDFSEKLAEGGGIGLGDMLYDQLRAKLENASKSTLPGTGNSTALKTLDDVGRQGSVHGTRLASINKDAGNGLPGIPLPKPGISLEDEDFSMGQRVERQVARESSSSLSAQPLMSRTEAMAKIEELARKIEQEHDTKVYVQGVTAEEIGKKLAGI from the coding sequence ATGATCGACAGCACACTGAACACAGCTAACGCGCAGGCCAATGCCGAAAGTAAGGAATTGCAGGGTTTCAAGCGCAAGCTTACCAGCCTGAACGACCGCCTTTCCGGTGGAAAGGATCAGGAAGCTGCTTTGCGGGATGCCTGCAAGAAGTTCGAAGCGGTCTTCATGGGCAAAATCTGGCAGCAGATGCGTAAGAACGTTCCTAAGGGCGGCTACCTTAGCAACAGGTATGAGCAGCAGTACACAGCCATGTTTGATAAGGATTTTTCCGAAAAGCTGGCTGAGGGCGGCGGTATCGGGCTGGGTGACATGCTTTATGACCAATTGCGTGCCAAATTGGAAAACGCCAGCAAATCAACCCTGCCGGGCACCGGTAACTCAACAGCCTTAAAGACTCTTGATGATGTCGGGCGTCAGGGATCAGTTCATGGAACCCGTCTGGCCTCAATTAATAAAGATGCAGGTAATGGGCTGCCCGGAATACCTCTGCCTAAGCCCGGTATTTCACTCGAAGATGAAGATTTCAGTATGGGGCAGCGCGTTGAGCGTCAGGTTGCCCGTGAAAGTTCTTCAAGTTTATCTGCACAGCCTCTAATGAGCCGGACTGAAGCCATGGCTAAGATTGAAGAGCTGGCCCGTAAGATTGAGCAGGAACATGACACAAAAGTTTATGTGCAGGGTGTGACTGCTGAAGAAATTGGCAAGAAACTTGCTGGTATTTAG
- the csrA gene encoding carbon storage regulator CsrA produces the protein MLILTRRPGEALYLDDNIKITVLSVQGRQVKLGLEIPAETTVYREEVYLKIKEQNRLALENTEQDLLAATELWQKKEKK, from the coding sequence ATGCTTATTCTGACCCGGAGACCGGGGGAAGCCCTTTACCTGGATGACAATATAAAAATCACGGTATTAAGCGTGCAAGGCCGGCAGGTTAAGCTTGGTCTTGAGATACCGGCTGAAACTACTGTCTATAGGGAAGAGGTTTACCTCAAGATTAAAGAACAGAACCGTTTGGCGCTTGAAAACACAGAGCAGGACCTTCTTGCTGCGACCGAGTTATGGCAAAAGAAAGAAAAAAAATAA
- the flgA gene encoding flagellar basal body P-ring formation chaperone FlgA, with the protein MTKAGFINMFRKGALMLMLAALLASFAADPATASKENTDWRIRIKSAAVVNGPRVTLGDIADFYGDLPARTKADLSEVELWNAPARGRKPVRVNRNKLRVILQHYLGELVRNCIIPSTLTMQSGGKVMSQEQLQRAVVKVLTPQAETMGGDYKFREFKLPPYLFFKDSMDSLRVHIPRALEPGSNSFRMEVVSVDGKVLRRLAGSLFVDLWKPVPCPVRPINRKELVTPDLITWQSKNMAHLGNQVWDGKGGPWRVKVPVGTGQPIMRSSIEPAPVIARGDKVTLLFRGKNLKLTVPVEALEDAGVGQNITVRNLQSKRKVVATVINAQTVQVQ; encoded by the coding sequence ATGACTAAGGCAGGTTTTATCAACATGTTTCGCAAGGGTGCATTGATGCTTATGCTTGCTGCGCTGTTGGCTTCTTTTGCGGCCGACCCTGCAACAGCTTCAAAGGAAAACACCGACTGGCGGATCAGGATCAAGTCTGCCGCAGTGGTTAATGGTCCAAGGGTTACTCTTGGTGATATCGCCGATTTTTACGGTGATCTCCCTGCGCGGACCAAAGCAGACCTTTCCGAGGTAGAGCTTTGGAATGCCCCGGCCCGTGGCCGCAAGCCTGTCAGGGTGAATCGAAATAAGCTGCGCGTGATTCTGCAGCATTATCTTGGTGAGCTGGTTCGCAATTGTATTATCCCGTCAACTCTGACCATGCAGTCCGGCGGCAAGGTGATGTCGCAGGAACAATTGCAGAGGGCAGTTGTCAAAGTCTTGACCCCACAGGCTGAAACTATGGGTGGGGATTACAAGTTCAGGGAATTCAAGTTGCCTCCCTATCTGTTCTTTAAAGATTCCATGGACAGTTTGAGGGTCCATATCCCCCGGGCCCTTGAACCGGGAAGCAACAGTTTCAGAATGGAAGTAGTCAGCGTGGACGGAAAGGTTTTACGTCGATTGGCCGGATCCCTGTTTGTGGATCTTTGGAAGCCGGTTCCATGTCCTGTTCGCCCCATTAACCGTAAGGAATTGGTCACGCCTGACCTTATTACCTGGCAGAGCAAGAATATGGCTCACTTGGGTAATCAGGTTTGGGATGGTAAAGGCGGGCCATGGCGGGTCAAAGTTCCGGTGGGAACCGGACAGCCCATCATGCGTTCATCAATTGAACCGGCTCCGGTTATCGCCAGGGGGGACAAGGTTACCCTGCTGTTCAGAGGCAAAAATTTGAAGCTTACCGTTCCGGTGGAAGCCCTTGAGGACGCCGGTGTTGGTCAGAATATCACGGTACGTAATTTGCAAAGTAAACGTAAGGTTGTTGCGACAGTCATCAACGCCCAAACCGTTCAGGTTCAGTAA
- the flgM gene encoding flagellar biosynthesis anti-sigma factor FlgM: protein MKINQYSQPPLKAYSDNRVNNAADKTQAQQQSSAPSRDVVNVSSQARLLGAARQTATESPDTREQKVRELREQVRSGTYKPDIRKTAMNLVRDEVDFLK from the coding sequence ATGAAGATTAACCAGTATAGCCAGCCCCCTCTCAAGGCCTACTCTGACAACCGGGTGAACAATGCTGCGGACAAGACACAAGCACAGCAGCAGAGTTCCGCTCCCAGTCGGGACGTTGTAAATGTCTCGTCTCAGGCAAGACTGCTCGGCGCAGCACGGCAGACTGCCACAGAAAGCCCGGACACCAGAGAACAGAAGGTAAGAGAGCTCAGGGAACAGGTACGCTCAGGTACATATAAGCCGGATATTCGCAAGACGGCCATGAACCTTGTGCGCGATGAAGTGGATTTCTTAAAGTAA
- the flgL gene encoding flagellar hook-associated protein FlgL has product MRVSQQMLFNTYVSNMNRSLTDLVDSNIQAQTQKKVNKPSDDPVGMARILDHRETLATVKQYRDNIDTAKGWLSLSDTTLTQVSTIITRAKGLAEQGASGTITADNREQISYEARQLFQQLVSLANTEYEGKSIYAGHKVDENAYAEKLWMTTNDSNVSSRNFTITGSADKTIVVQFLDSGDIGGGADLDYRYSKDGGKTFTTKTLAAGATQLDFDGVTMDFDLGAPAVNIPVTANSATDTNDASGTWMWVRPTAQYMGDDADGINVVGMNTNLNGPLNQAEGSFNKDVVVRIDNTTDLASQIEYSYSLDGGVSWVDGNIKPADGITSNAVLTIPGGTLTIHSNGGANALASGAQFLVHPDTAAMDVQIQENEFVRINDVGKDIFGGVYQQPGATGASVVFNNNSTFTGDGSSPTQNLLETMGNLVAFLETNNQSGVQECLESLNLSQKHVLTKAADVGGRENRLAVADQVLSSLELNEKDRISHIEDVDVGELMTKLSQQQIVYEAVLKSSSMIMKMNLLNYV; this is encoded by the coding sequence ATGAGAGTATCGCAGCAAATGCTTTTTAACACGTATGTGTCCAACATGAATAGGTCGCTTACCGATTTGGTAGACAGCAATATTCAGGCACAGACCCAGAAGAAGGTGAACAAGCCTTCTGATGATCCTGTGGGCATGGCTCGTATTCTCGACCACCGTGAAACCCTCGCCACAGTCAAGCAGTACCGGGACAACATTGATACCGCGAAGGGGTGGCTTTCCCTTTCGGATACGACCCTGACTCAGGTTTCCACAATTATCACCCGTGCCAAGGGTTTGGCCGAACAGGGTGCTTCCGGTACTATCACTGCTGACAACAGGGAACAGATCAGCTACGAAGCCCGTCAGCTTTTCCAGCAGTTGGTATCTCTTGCCAATACCGAATATGAAGGCAAGAGTATTTATGCCGGACATAAGGTTGATGAAAATGCCTATGCTGAAAAGCTCTGGATGACTACCAATGATTCCAATGTTTCTTCACGAAATTTTACGATCACCGGCAGTGCAGATAAAACCATAGTGGTTCAATTCCTTGATTCAGGTGATATCGGTGGCGGTGCAGACCTTGATTACCGCTACTCAAAGGATGGCGGAAAAACTTTCACCACCAAGACTCTTGCTGCCGGTGCCACGCAGTTGGATTTCGACGGCGTGACTATGGATTTTGATCTGGGAGCCCCTGCAGTCAATATTCCGGTTACTGCCAACTCCGCGACTGATACCAATGACGCTTCCGGTACCTGGATGTGGGTGCGTCCCACTGCACAGTATATGGGCGATGATGCGGATGGTATTAATGTTGTCGGAATGAACACCAACCTGAACGGTCCCTTGAATCAGGCTGAAGGCAGTTTTAATAAGGACGTAGTTGTCCGTATTGACAATACTACCGATCTGGCCAGCCAGATAGAATACTCCTACAGTCTTGATGGTGGTGTCAGCTGGGTTGATGGCAATATCAAGCCTGCTGACGGGATTACTTCCAATGCTGTGCTGACCATTCCCGGCGGAACTTTGACCATCCATTCAAACGGTGGAGCCAATGCTCTGGCATCCGGAGCACAGTTCTTAGTCCATCCTGATACTGCGGCAATGGATGTTCAGATTCAGGAAAATGAATTTGTACGCATCAATGACGTAGGTAAGGATATTTTCGGCGGAGTTTACCAGCAGCCCGGAGCAACCGGAGCCAGTGTTGTTTTCAATAACAACAGTACGTTTACCGGAGACGGAAGTTCGCCTACACAAAACCTGCTCGAAACAATGGGTAACCTTGTGGCCTTTCTGGAAACCAACAACCAGAGCGGCGTGCAGGAATGTCTTGAAAGTTTGAATTTATCCCAGAAGCATGTGCTGACCAAGGCTGCCGATGTTGGTGGCAGGGAAAACAGACTGGCGGTTGCGGATCAGGTCCTCTCCAGTCTTGAACTCAACGAGAAGGATCGTATCTCGCATATTGAGGATGTTGATGTTGGAGAACTTATGACCAAGCTTTCCCAGCAGCAGATTGTATATGAAGCTGTACTGAAGAGCTCTTCCATGATCATGAAGATGAACCTGCTTAATTATGTTTAA
- a CDS encoding DVU0524 family FlgM-associated protein — protein MANTPAEIRNMLQTYGKQLTSAKRLARFRRALKRSESPDTVTISRQARRRELVEKVSREIIENLIISGNENPVVSDILEQLELDFGDRFVFEYPLDGSDVQVLKETPEGIHDLPREEKAQVMNRLWEITLDKVDRTML, from the coding sequence GTGGCTAACACCCCTGCAGAAATACGTAATATGCTGCAAACTTATGGAAAGCAGCTGACCAGTGCCAAGCGACTGGCCCGATTCAGGCGTGCCCTGAAAAGGTCCGAGTCTCCTGACACGGTTACTATTTCACGGCAGGCAAGACGTCGCGAGCTGGTGGAAAAAGTTTCCCGGGAAATTATCGAAAATCTTATCATCTCGGGTAATGAAAATCCGGTAGTGTCCGATATATTAGAACAGCTGGAACTTGATTTCGGTGATCGCTTTGTTTTCGAGTACCCTCTCGACGGCAGCGATGTGCAAGTTCTAAAAGAAACTCCTGAAGGAATTCATGACCTGCCGCGCGAAGAAAAAGCGCAGGTCATGAACAGACTATGGGAGATCACACTGGACAAGGTTGACCGGACCATGCTCTGA
- a CDS encoding flagellar basal body P-ring protein FlgI, with protein MKFANRMNRMTAGLAAVVLLLFIVLMSAQSAEAVRLKDISSFSGVRDNDLVGYGLVVGLSGTGDGTNSAFTITSMINMLEKMGVQVDRSTIKPKNVAAVMVTAKMPVSAKPGAPIDVTVSSIGDSKSLFGGVLLLTPLKGIDGKVYALAQGALTVGGFSASGEAATASKNVVTVARIPSGATIERSVPFDFNRQRKITINLGVSDFGTTMQVVKRINGVVGGSYANAVDASTVDLAIPEQFRGNMVPLMAALENLEIAPDTKAKVVVDEKTGTVVLGRNVRLTKVAIAHGNLQVVIAEGADVSQPGPFAPEGAETVATPETDLQVEEDNNRLMLVEGATLQELVDGLNAIGATPRDLISILRTMKVAGALHAELEVI; from the coding sequence ATGAAATTCGCTAACAGGATGAACAGAATGACAGCAGGGCTTGCGGCAGTCGTATTGCTCCTGTTCATCGTACTCATGAGCGCCCAGTCCGCAGAAGCGGTCAGGTTGAAGGATATTTCCTCCTTCAGCGGCGTACGTGATAACGATCTGGTCGGTTACGGTCTGGTTGTAGGTCTCTCGGGAACGGGCGACGGAACCAACTCCGCATTTACAATCACCTCCATGATCAACATGCTGGAAAAAATGGGTGTTCAGGTTGACCGTTCTACAATCAAGCCCAAGAACGTTGCCGCAGTAATGGTTACCGCCAAGATGCCTGTTTCCGCAAAGCCCGGTGCACCGATAGATGTTACTGTTTCCTCTATCGGGGACAGTAAGTCTCTCTTCGGCGGCGTGCTTTTGCTGACTCCTCTAAAAGGTATTGACGGTAAGGTTTACGCCCTTGCACAAGGGGCCTTGACAGTAGGTGGTTTCTCCGCAAGCGGCGAAGCTGCGACTGCATCCAAGAACGTTGTTACCGTGGCCCGCATTCCTTCCGGGGCAACGATCGAACGTTCAGTACCTTTTGATTTCAATCGTCAGCGGAAAATTACCATTAACCTCGGTGTTTCCGATTTCGGTACAACGATGCAGGTAGTGAAGAGGATTAACGGCGTTGTCGGCGGTTCCTATGCCAATGCTGTTGATGCTTCCACCGTTGATCTCGCTATTCCCGAACAATTTCGGGGCAACATGGTTCCGCTCATGGCTGCCCTTGAAAATCTTGAAATCGCACCCGATACCAAAGCCAAGGTCGTGGTTGATGAAAAGACCGGAACGGTTGTTCTGGGACGTAATGTCCGCCTGACCAAGGTCGCCATTGCTCACGGAAACCTGCAAGTTGTCATTGCGGAAGGTGCGGACGTAAGCCAGCCCGGTCCCTTTGCACCTGAAGGAGCTGAGACTGTGGCAACTCCTGAGACTGATCTTCAGGTCGAAGAAGACAACAACAGGCTGATGCTTGTTGAAGGTGCAACTCTGCAGGAACTGGTTGACGGTCTGAATGCCATAGGTGCAACACCGCGTGACCTTATATCCATCCTGAGAACAATGAAGGTTGCCGGAGCCCTGCATGCAGAGCTGGAAGTGATCTAA